aacacacagcTACAGGTCAAAtggttatttattttcctgttacagACGTACCGCACAAAACTGAcagcgggagaggagcgaggtCCCTTCACCTGCGTGTGCCCAGAAACCACACGGAATTGCTAATGCAGGCATCTGCCAAAGCGACTTCTGATTACAGGAGAGCTGTAAACTCAAACCAATTCCAGTTCTTCTTGCAGCAGCCAGGTGCTCTGGTAATAGCTGTTGCAGCAACAACGCGAGGCAGATGTTTGGCCCAGAGGGGTACGTCAGCACAGGGTCTGAATCAAAACCAGTATGAGTGTTGTGCTTACAGCTGCTGTAGTGGActacttccttttccttttctccacgTGGTTATAATGGGGGTTGTAGAGCATGGTAAAAAGAATCAGAAGCGGTATCAGCAAGTACGGCACATATATAGATAGCAGAATTAGGCGCTCGCGTTGCGTCTGAGGTCCCAAATTCTCAGACTTTGAGAAATCGTGGAACAGGATATGCGCAAGGATAGCAAAGAGAGTTGTAGCTACATGGGTGGAGTAGATAATCGCAGGAGTCCTTATCCATTTGCAGCCACCTGTATAGAAGTAAATAGGAAACAATGTTTAAGTATTTTGAAACAAGCAGAATTCAGTGGCTTTAAATTAACAGAACATTAACTGCTATACCTCTGACAGGATGAGCCATAAGTCATGTTATGTaggtagcagaaaaaaacaggtacCAGTAGCAACCCAGGAAAATTATCTACCTTTAGGGAAATTTAGAATGATGGTGTGATCCTGAAAGTTTTAAAGTAACAAAATGAGGACACGGGCTTGACCCAGAACTTTACCTTCCTCGGAAGCGTGCCAGATGTCAGAAGTTGATGCTGGTTACATATAATGGCTGCAGTGGAAAAGGGCCTATAGCCATGGTTTTTGTTTCTGACAGGCCTTATTCTATGCTGCTTTCTCAGATAAAACTTGCCATGAAAATAGCACAGCACTCTACTCCACGTGGTACGTCCCTATAATTGCTTAAGACTGATAAATAAACTTTCTCTGCTATACAGAAAGCAAGTGTTATGCAGAAATGCTGCACAGGACATATTCTTACACTTGTTTCATACCAACCTTTTAAGAAGGCGTAAACTGCAACGGGGAAGAAAGGCATTTGGAAGAAAGCTTCGCAATATATAAACGCCTTAAACCACTCTGGGGGCTGGAGCATCATGGGGTCTCTAAAGGTGGCTGCATACCACTGTAACAACTCTGTCAGCTTTAGAAAAAGAACAACAGATTAATACACTGAACATCAACAGGGGAAAAACTGTGACCCTCATCTGGCGGTCAGACGAAGCCATCGTTGCAGTGGGAAAATACGTGCTCTCATCCTGGTACACAAGGCTTCATACCGCAATTCAGTTTTAACAGGGGCTACATTTCTGAAGTCTTTAAAGTGATGAACCCTTTCCATTAAGTATATGTTAAATTTGCACTACAGGCAATTTTAGGATTACTACGGCATTAAGTGCAGTTGCTTTCCAAAAACTATTTCTGAAATGTCATTTCTtaccagaaaaaacccaaacgacAAAAGATCCGCACCGTGGCATTAGCAGATGTTGAAGAACTCTTGTACTTCCCTCTTTCTGACCCCCCCGTTGCcagctgaggtgggctcagcctTGCAAACACCGCTAGGCACTGGCTCCTCTAACCAGGAGCTGTGACCCAGCCAGGTCTCCCCCAGGCGAGAGGCGCGGGGGCCTCCTGCAGTCCGGGAGCGATCGCCAGAGCACGGggttctggctgctgctgctcgaACAGCCTGGCCTAAGAACTGTGGCTTGGCGAGTTGCAATTAGTTTCCATGACAGAAATGTAAATTCCAGCATGCCTTTAAGGTGGACTTTGAACGGAAAGATAGGTATTGAGATTTGCTAGTTAATTATTTATTACAAATGGTTTCTATAATGGAGGAATTCTACAGGCAATTCTAATGGCAAAAATCAAATTCATTAATCGTAAAGCTTGGATAGGAAGTTATGGCTGATCTCATCCTGATGGTGAGAGTTGAATTGATTATCTTCTATCCAACTATTATTTTAATTGACCTTATCATGTTTATTGTCTTCTAAAAGTTTATTCAAAACCCACCAAAGCAGAGATTTTTACTAATAAATCTGGTTGCTAGTATGCCTGCTTCTGCAGCGGTAAcaatttgcttttatgtttttggcAGGAGTAGGGGTGAAAATCAGGCTCCCAGAGCGCCCAAGGCAGCGACAGCCGCACTGGGGGCACGTGGCAGCACGCGCAGCGCTGCCGGCATCCTTAGGGCGTTAATGCAGTACGTGACAGGTAAGGCGGCAGGTACGTTCCGACGCAAACTGGTTGTATAGTGCCAGTTCGCTTTCCTCTACCTGCAAAATACACAACACACCACACCGGGGGGATTATCATCCACACCATCAGTTCGTCAGGGACTTCTCATGCGCACCCCTGCGACTGTGGGCATTTAAATGGAAAGGTGCAGCCACATCTgagttacacatttaaaaaaaaaatcagtcacagCTGCTAAACGTGCTGATAAACAATCACATTTATTGTCCTTCCCAAATGAATGACTTGACTGGAAATATAAGTCATCGTGTAGGTAGCAAGTATTGAGttgtttttaaatcctgtttcATTTGAGGAATGTTACTGCATGTTTTTCTCCCCCCTTATCTCTCCATGCTAGATTTCGTAAAGAAATGCCACAGGATGCATTAAACCAAGCAGAGGGCTCCGCACACATTCGCTTCTCTTCAAAACCCTCGCGCCCAGtaaggccccggccccggccccggccccggccccggccccggccccggccccggccccggccccggccccggccccggccccggccccggccccggccccggccccggccccggcggctacTCACGCCCCGCGGGCGGAGGCCGGCGGGCAGCAGCGCCGGCAGGTCGACCAGCAGCGTGATGGGGATGTGCGAGAGGAAGTAGAGCGCGAAGAGCCGCTCCCGCCAGCGCGGACCCGCCGCCatcgccgcgccccgccccgccgctgcagGGCGGCTGCGAGAGCCGCGggagggcgggaggaggaggaggaagaagaggagggggaggaggaggaggaggaggggccggggccggggccggggtgccccgttcccccccccgcagccccgggaccCTCCCTAAGCCGTTTCAGCCCGCGGCACCGAAAAGCAGGTTCTGTGcccgctgctgcagagcagccgAGCCGCCGGGCGCAGCCTACTCCGTTGCCCTGTTTTTCCGTGGTTTGTACCCATTTCCCCCGTCCGGGCAGGAGCAGAAGGTAGAAAAAAGACACACCGACAAGTAACTTCCTCTTGTACAACCATTTCTGACAGGCCAGGCTCTCTTCCACAAATCGTATAGCTACGAGATTTAAAGATgtcttttcctcttaattttgcatctaggatggagctggggaaaaACCAGTTTCTTTGCTCCTACTAGCGTGGCTTCCACTAACGAGCTTAAACAGTCACCGCAGCGAGTTACAGCATAATCAGCATAATTCAGTGGGTCTGATTCCATCCTTTATTGAGCACAGAAGTTGTCCAAGGTGTACACGCAGATTATATTATAATTATCTGCTTGGATTCCAGTTTCCCCCATTTATCAGTGTCACAAACAGTTTTAAAGTAACCATACCTGAGCAGGATTACAGAAGTACAGTGAACAGAATTTTCTATCAAGTTACACTTgacagaagaattttaaaaagttacaaagaACAAACAGTTCAAGGATCTCAAGATACTCTGTTACTAAAACAAATAAAGGGTAAAAAAGATGATTAGAAAAAATTGCTACCCAGTAAATATTAAAACCGTCTGTTCAGGCTGGTGAGTGTTCATACCCTCCCAGCAGGTCAAATAGTAAAGTCCCAAATACGCCACTAATAAATTGGCTGACGGAGAAAAGCACTTCGTAACTTTCATAAATTAATTGATTTGAACCAGTCAATGATATTTCACCACACATCAGGAAATGGATTTTAGCAACTTACTTTTCCATAGCTGATCTTGTTTAGCTCCTTTGCATCACCTTCAAGATGTACACACAAAGAGATTAGGCCTTCTAATATTTGGATGTTCCTTCGACAATTTGTGAATAATTTTGAAGTTATTCTTTGCACTCACTACTTCTGTACTCTTCTCAAGGCACAATTAATAGAAGGAGATGCAGAAGCTACATTTAGAGAGCTTAAAGCTTATGATTACAACCTGTCATTCATTCGACATTGGTACCAACAAAGCTTAAAACTGATTAAAACGCACCGCTGAAAACCACAAGCCAGATTTTAACCTCATCGGCAAAGAGAGAAGCTCTCTTGATGACCTCACGTGTAGATCACTCTGTATACATGTGTGCTTTCACTTTAGAAACAGAACTCTCTGTCAAAGACAACTCGTAAGAGGTCTCACTTTCATTGTAATTGATTTACATTAAACATGTAAAATGCAGTTGAAGCTACagaaaacaataccataattggtttttatatatatttgcacACACAGTTTCAGTTACACATTTGTGCCAATTTCAGTTACTCATTCTGCACAGTGCCTTGCCCACATTCGTATGAAGACACGCGGAAAGGTATATGTCCAAaagacattttattctttttatgatTATGAACGAGATTAACCCATGGACCTCTAGCAATTAGCTCCAAAAATTACACTGATGCACAAAGTGGTCTTTGCCAGTTGTGTCATTACGTGCTCGTACCCCGACAAAACTGTGTCACAATGAGAAGTCCCAACAAGAGAACTGCCCATTTGTACCGTAGTCTTACGCTGAAGGAGAACCTAATGAGCAAAGTAAAAATGGCATTGAGTTAATGGCGCCTACTTCAGCAACAGGCAACCACGAAGCGATAATGACACCACTGTCACCAGTTCTAAAACATGTTAAAATCCAGCTCATAACAGCATGGAGACTTTTAAGAAGAGGTTTGAAGAAGAGGCATGTACATGAGTCACGAACAGTACCTGTGCCAGCCCTGGGAAGAGAGCACATGCTGAGAAGGCTTATCAGTTTATTTCTTGTGAGGTCCAGAGGCTCGAACTATATAGTTCAATTTGTTTGATCTTTAAGAAGGTTATACTCATAGAACACGAACTTTTCCAGTCATATTCTGCAACACCACTGCACGTTGGATTCTTTGCATTACgactacagaaaaatgaaagcatttgtgtCAAAAAAAATGACATGAACTTTGCAAATTAAGTAAAATCCATCTTTGACTGGATGTCTTTCAACCTCCCAATAAAGTGCAATTCAATTGCTTGTTTTGATTTACTCAGCAAGTTTTGCCTTTATCCAGGATCAAGCTTAAAGCGTAAATGAATGTTTTGTTCAAGAattcatatatatgtgcatatatatgcataatgtgtgtgtgtatgcatgtgagCGTACAAATCAAAACCATGCCCAAAACAAGATGTTATAAACTCTTTTTACTTGTATTCTTTTAGACAGTATTTAAATCAAGATTGTAACAACTTATTCTTAAATAAAGGTGGGAGATCAGACAGGAAATAAAGATAACACCGCTTCTTTTTCAAATGTCACATTTAATGTTTTCACCACTGTACTTCAAATCTACATTTTACAAAGTGACCAGCAAGTGTGCCACATTAACTGACCAACCTCTGAGATTTTACCTTTCATACCAGTGTCTTCTTGGGCTCTTTTAATTAAACACGTTTCTCATTCAAATGAATTGAAATGCTTCAGTTGGTTTTATTCTCAGGAGCCTCATAAAAAACAAAGATATTGCACCATCTTTGTTCAGTTATTCAATGTTTGTCTCTTTCACAGCAAATAATTACTTCATTGAAGTTAAAACTTCCAAACATAACTTACTAATAGTCTCCAATTTCAGCTCAGATCACTCTTGTTGAAAATACTCTGCTAAATACAGATAACTTACAATAACTTTAACAGTTAATTGTCCATAACAAACACC
This is a stretch of genomic DNA from Calonectris borealis chromosome 19, bCalBor7.hap1.2, whole genome shotgun sequence. It encodes these proteins:
- the TMEM97 gene encoding sigma intracellular receptor 2 — protein: MAAGPRWRERLFALYFLSHIPITLLVDLPALLPAGLRPRGLTELLQWYAATFRDPMMLQPPEWFKAFIYCEAFFQMPFFPVAVYAFLKGGCKWIRTPAIIYSTHVATTLFAILAHILFHDFSKSENLGPQTQRERLILLSIYVPYLLIPLLILFTMLYNPHYNHVEKRKRK